In Armatimonadia bacterium, a genomic segment contains:
- a CDS encoding DSD1 family PLP-dependent enzyme: MSSSMIGGPFQDLDTPCLVLDLDAAQRNIDRMADFFADKPAKLRPHFKNHKCTELMKRQVVREAAGVTCAKLGEAEVLVGAGFKDILIANQVVGPQKIKRLLALLNRAMVRVAVDAEDNCRQLSQMASAAGVIVGCLIEVNIGMDRCGVEPGEPAVELAKLIAGLPGLRFDGVQAYEGHVVTLPDPEERRAAVTRDMHKALDTADLIESALGMPVGIVSGGGTGTYDMTGALEGVDEIQAGTYVTMDCYYHGVRREFDNALSVLTTCVSSPSASRAVLDVGVKGVGAEFGSPQVRGREGVEIPSFRSEEHCILKVTGTPLVVGEKVELIPSHACTTCNLHRELYVCQQGRVVDVWPIDGSGKLR; the protein is encoded by the coding sequence ATGTCTAGCTCGATGATCGGCGGTCCCTTCCAGGACTTGGATACCCCGTGTCTGGTCCTGGACCTGGATGCCGCCCAGCGCAACATAGACCGGATGGCCGACTTCTTCGCCGACAAGCCCGCGAAGCTGCGGCCGCACTTCAAGAACCACAAGTGCACCGAACTGATGAAGCGCCAGGTAGTCCGGGAAGCTGCCGGAGTAACCTGCGCGAAGCTCGGCGAGGCCGAAGTTCTCGTCGGTGCAGGCTTCAAGGACATCCTCATCGCCAACCAGGTAGTCGGCCCGCAGAAGATCAAGCGGCTGCTGGCACTCCTGAACCGGGCGATGGTCCGCGTTGCCGTCGACGCCGAGGACAACTGCCGGCAGCTCTCCCAAATGGCTTCGGCGGCCGGAGTGATCGTCGGCTGCCTGATCGAGGTCAACATCGGCATGGACCGGTGCGGCGTCGAACCCGGCGAGCCGGCTGTGGAGCTGGCGAAGCTGATCGCAGGCCTGCCCGGTCTGCGCTTCGATGGCGTCCAGGCCTATGAGGGCCACGTCGTGACCTTGCCCGATCCCGAGGAGCGGCGTGCCGCGGTGACCCGCGACATGCACAAGGCCCTCGACACCGCCGACCTCATCGAGAGCGCGCTTGGCATGCCCGTGGGGATCGTGTCGGGTGGCGGCACCGGCACCTACGACATGACGGGAGCCCTGGAGGGCGTCGACGAGATCCAGGCCGGCACCTACGTGACCATGGACTGCTACTACCATGGCGTGCGCCGGGAGTTCGACAACGCGCTTTCCGTACTGACAACCTGTGTCAGTAGTCCGAGCGCCAGTCGCGCGGTTCTGGACGTCGGCGTGAAGGGTGTGGGCGCGGAGTTCGGCTCGCCACAGGTCCGCGGCCGTGAAGGTGTCGAGATACCGAGCTTCCGCTCGGAGGAGCACTGCATCCTGAAGGTCACCGGCACGCCGCTGGTCGTCGGCGAGAAGGTCGAGCTGATCCCCTCGCACGCCTGCACCACCTGCAACCTTCACCGCGAGCTGTACGTCTGCCAGCAAGGGCGCGTTGTCGACGTGTGGCCGATTGACGGCTCCGGCAAACTCAGGTAG
- a CDS encoding class I SAM-dependent RNA methyltransferase, translating into MIELQATCAFGMESLVAEELRALGYDRLEVDRGSVRLSCDLSGIARTNLWLRCADRVLLQMARFKALTFDELYDGVRSLAWADWIPRDGEFPVVGKSVKSKLTSVPACQSIVKKAVVDSLAQRYGQEHFEETGPRFRIQVSLLRDVATITLDTSGTGLHKRGYRDLSAPAPLRETLAAAIIYLSHWQPGYILADPCCGSGTLLIEAALIGRNIAPGTLRTFDAFKWPSLPRRVWTESLEEADDLARNDQRLRLWGSDISEEAIGLARHHAARAGFEEDLELEQKPLVDFRTHHKYGYLVCNPPYGERLGDLQEAEALYREMGQVFPRLRDWSWFVLTPHEAFETLFGAPATHRRKLYNGRIKCTLYQYFGPKPPGS; encoded by the coding sequence ATGATCGAACTACAGGCAACCTGTGCCTTCGGGATGGAGAGTCTCGTCGCCGAGGAGCTTCGTGCCCTCGGGTACGACAGGCTCGAAGTGGACCGTGGCAGCGTGCGCCTCTCCTGTGACCTCTCGGGGATCGCCCGCACGAACCTATGGCTGCGCTGCGCCGACCGTGTGCTGCTGCAGATGGCGCGCTTCAAGGCGCTGACCTTCGACGAGCTCTATGACGGGGTTCGCTCGCTGGCCTGGGCCGACTGGATCCCTCGCGACGGCGAGTTCCCAGTGGTCGGCAAGTCGGTGAAGTCCAAGCTCACGTCGGTACCGGCATGCCAGAGCATCGTCAAGAAGGCGGTCGTCGACTCGCTCGCGCAACGCTACGGGCAGGAGCACTTCGAGGAGACGGGACCGCGGTTCCGCATCCAGGTGTCGCTCCTGCGCGACGTGGCAACCATCACCCTCGACACCAGCGGGACCGGCCTGCATAAGCGGGGCTACCGCGACCTGTCGGCACCGGCTCCCTTGCGTGAGACCCTTGCCGCGGCGATCATCTACCTGAGCCACTGGCAGCCGGGCTACATCCTCGCCGATCCCTGCTGCGGATCGGGGACGCTGCTCATCGAGGCGGCACTGATTGGCCGCAACATCGCACCGGGCACGCTGCGTACCTTCGATGCCTTCAAGTGGCCGAGTCTGCCGCGCAGGGTATGGACGGAGAGCCTTGAGGAGGCCGACGACCTGGCGCGCAACGACCAGAGGCTGCGACTGTGGGGATCGGACATCTCGGAGGAGGCCATCGGTCTGGCCCGGCATCACGCAGCGCGAGCGGGCTTTGAGGAGGACCTCGAGCTGGAGCAGAAGCCCCTGGTCGACTTCCGCACGCACCACAAGTACGGTTACCTGGTGTGCAACCCGCCCTATGGCGAGCGCCTCGGCGATCTGCAAGAGGCCGAGGCGCTGTATCGCGAAATGGGCCAGGTTTTCCCACGTCTGCGGGACTGGAGCTGGTTCGTGCTCACCCCGCACGAGGCCTTCGAGACGCTCTTCGGAGCCCCGGCCACACACCGGCGCAAGCTCTACAACGGGCGCATCAAGTGCACGCTGTACCAGTACTTCGGGCCGAAGCCGCCGGGGTCGTAG
- a CDS encoding glucose 1-dehydrogenase has translation MKQFSLEGKRALVTGGSRGIGRGLALGLAAAGAEVVVLFRQAEEAAQEVVEHILGMGRRACSIQAELADVEAFPRIVETIWSDFGAIDILVNNAGMAYLEPLTAVTVEHWDRTMNVNVRAPFFLSQQIALAMMQAGHGGRIINVSSTNGMQAEAYLAPYNASKGAVEMLTKSLAVELAPHHITVNAVAPGLIETEIGDDFQVAEGFWEYLLEHIPLGRLGRPEDCVGAVILLASEAGAYITGQTIVVDGGIVCEQIPRRKFGAGS, from the coding sequence ATGAAGCAGTTCTCGCTCGAGGGCAAGCGTGCCCTCGTTACCGGAGGATCACGCGGTATCGGTCGCGGTCTCGCCCTGGGTCTTGCGGCGGCCGGCGCCGAGGTGGTGGTGCTGTTCCGTCAGGCAGAGGAGGCAGCGCAGGAGGTCGTGGAGCACATCCTGGGGATGGGCCGCCGAGCTTGCTCCATCCAGGCGGAACTCGCCGACGTAGAGGCCTTCCCGCGGATCGTGGAGACGATCTGGTCGGACTTCGGCGCGATCGATATCCTGGTCAACAACGCGGGCATGGCCTACCTGGAGCCCCTCACCGCGGTGACGGTCGAGCACTGGGACCGGACGATGAACGTCAACGTTCGTGCGCCCTTCTTTCTGTCGCAGCAGATCGCGCTTGCGATGATGCAGGCCGGTCACGGCGGGCGGATCATCAACGTCTCCTCGACGAACGGGATGCAGGCCGAGGCCTACCTGGCGCCCTACAACGCCTCGAAGGGCGCTGTGGAGATGCTGACCAAGTCCCTGGCGGTCGAACTCGCGCCGCACCATATCACGGTGAACGCGGTCGCGCCGGGGCTGATCGAGACGGAGATCGGCGATGACTTTCAGGTCGCCGAAGGGTTCTGGGAGTACCTGCTGGAGCACATTCCCCTGGGGCGACTGGGGCGACCGGAAGACTGCGTCGGCGCCGTGATCCTCCTGGCCAGCGAGGCCGGAGCGTACATTACGGGCCAGACGATCGTGGTGGACGGCGGCATTGTCTGCGAACAGATTCCGAGGCGGAAGTTCGGCGCAGGGTCCTGA
- the hxlB gene encoding 6-phospho-3-hexuloisomerase has translation MSLDNYELMVVDELRSVVAQTDEEEILTVCRAILKANRVFVGGAGRSGLMMKAFAMRLMHLGLSSHAVGETITPGIEPGDLLIVGTGSGQTRTTLATVEAGATRGARTVVITAFPQSPIAKVADIVLYVHSPLTKPTALIASQQPPGSLFEQCLLVLCEGMVVRLMKDLGTTEEEMRARHTKLE, from the coding sequence ATGTCCTTGGACAACTATGAGCTGATGGTGGTCGATGAGCTCCGCTCGGTCGTCGCCCAGACCGATGAGGAGGAAATCCTCACGGTGTGCCGCGCAATCCTGAAGGCAAACCGCGTGTTCGTGGGCGGCGCCGGACGCAGTGGACTGATGATGAAGGCCTTTGCCATGCGCCTGATGCACCTGGGGCTGTCCTCCCATGCCGTTGGCGAGACCATCACCCCGGGCATCGAGCCCGGTGACTTGCTGATCGTCGGCACCGGCTCGGGCCAGACCCGGACGACCCTGGCGACCGTCGAAGCAGGCGCTACTCGCGGAGCCCGGACCGTAGTGATCACGGCCTTCCCGCAGTCGCCTATCGCCAAAGTGGCCGACATCGTGCTGTACGTCCACTCGCCACTCACCAAGCCGACGGCGCTCATCGCCTCTCAGCAGCCGCCAGGCTCCCTCTTCGAGCAGTGTCTGCTGGTCCTGTGCGAGGGCATGGTCGTGCGCCTGATGAAGGATCTGGGCACCACCGAAGAGGAGATGCGCGCTCGTCACACGAAGCTTGAGTAG
- a CDS encoding glycosyltransferase 87 family protein, producing MAVAQTGTRLWRVLGWLVVGGAAMANLLNVALRPDAFQWDLKPFYYAERAFAQGLDPYTLDSLHTAGAEPSMLFAFRYPLATLALWWPLAGLDYVTAYYLWLAAKLGALVALIWLWRKHFVPEVDPLLLGALLVFGFNGALCEDLRAGNKIPFEQLAIWAGLVCFLRGRYAWFAVLVALAAVFNLLPALLLGLLLFVPGRLSCRLGAMGLGLAVLAILVLGPYARYPELLPSYLGSISGVREVGSINPCALALLDDLPERFGRAQFLVRTPWLIPAIWGVYFAAIVGFGLRALRRFANRGDRYGLVMVALITYALAVPRFKDYAYVLLLLPALWAIRSLPRAETYPVLAGLAVGYPGPHNLGVSRTVGKLISAYWSWLLVLGMWLAVVTGAIAPAEPETASEEVPS from the coding sequence ATGGCTGTAGCTCAAACGGGCACTCGCCTCTGGCGCGTCCTGGGATGGCTCGTCGTTGGCGGCGCCGCGATGGCGAATCTGCTCAATGTGGCCCTGCGTCCCGACGCCTTTCAGTGGGACCTGAAGCCCTTCTACTACGCTGAGCGTGCCTTCGCGCAGGGCCTCGATCCCTATACTCTGGACTCCCTGCACACGGCCGGCGCTGAGCCTTCGATGCTCTTTGCCTTCCGCTATCCGCTGGCGACGCTGGCCTTGTGGTGGCCGCTGGCGGGGCTGGACTACGTGACCGCCTACTACCTGTGGTTGGCCGCCAAGCTGGGCGCGCTGGTAGCGCTGATCTGGCTGTGGCGGAAGCACTTCGTCCCCGAGGTCGACCCCTTGCTGCTGGGGGCGCTGTTGGTGTTCGGGTTCAATGGGGCGCTGTGCGAGGACCTGCGGGCGGGCAACAAGATACCCTTCGAGCAGTTGGCCATCTGGGCCGGCCTGGTGTGTTTCCTGCGCGGACGCTACGCCTGGTTTGCGGTTCTCGTGGCCCTGGCAGCGGTCTTCAACCTGCTGCCCGCGCTTCTGTTGGGGTTGCTGCTGTTTGTGCCCGGGCGCCTGAGTTGTCGCCTCGGTGCAATGGGCCTTGGACTTGCGGTGCTGGCGATCCTGGTGCTTGGGCCCTATGCGAGGTACCCGGAGCTGCTGCCGTCCTATCTGGGGAGCATCAGTGGAGTGCGCGAGGTCGGCTCGATCAACCCCTGTGCGCTGGCTCTCCTGGACGACCTACCCGAGCGTTTCGGGAGGGCGCAGTTCCTTGTGCGCACCCCGTGGTTGATCCCCGCGATCTGGGGCGTGTACTTCGCAGCAATCGTCGGCTTTGGCCTGCGCGCCCTGCGTCGGTTTGCCAATCGCGGTGACCGCTATGGACTGGTGATGGTGGCGCTGATCACCTACGCACTGGCGGTGCCACGCTTCAAGGACTACGCTTACGTCCTACTGCTGCTCCCGGCCTTGTGGGCGATCCGGTCTTTGCCACGTGCAGAGACTTACCCCGTGCTGGCGGGACTGGCCGTCGGATACCCGGGACCACACAACCTCGGCGTGAGCCGGACGGTGGGGAAACTCATCTCGGCGTACTGGTCGTGGCTGCTGGTCCTGGGGATGTGGCTGGCGGTTGTAACCGGCGCGATCGCTCCGGCCGAGCCCGAGACGGCGTCCGAAGAGGTACCCTCATGA